A region of Polyodon spathula isolate WHYD16114869_AA chromosome 4, ASM1765450v1, whole genome shotgun sequence DNA encodes the following proteins:
- the LOC121313830 gene encoding cytochrome P450 7A1-like — protein sequence MILSIALIWGVVVGLCCCLWLILGIRRRRPGEPPVENGLIPYLGCALQFGANPLEFLRCRQKMYGHIFTCKIAGQYVHFLTDPFSYHSVIRHGRHLDWKKFHFTASVKAFGHESMDPSDGYTTENLHQTFIKTMQGEALQTLTETMMENLQCVMLQSNTLKINSKDWVTDGIFAFCYRVMFESGYLTLFGKELNTQEDKTLARHEAQRALVLNALENFKEFDKIFPALVAGLPIHVFKSGHSARENLAKTLLHENLSKRQNVSDLISLRMFLNDTLSTFDDMSKARTHVAVLWASQANTLPATFWTLFYLIRCPEAMKAATDEVKKTLENSGQKASLDGQHIFLEKEQLDEMPVLDSIIKEAMRLSSASLNVRVAKENFALQLDNSHSYNIRKDDVIALYPQLLHFDPEIYEDPLTFKYDRYLDENGQEKTAFYRNGHKLRYYYMPFGSGVTKCPGRFFAVHEIKQFLSLLLSYFEMELSDKNGKIPPLDQSRAGLGILQPTYDVDFRYKLKCL from the exons ATGATTCTGAGTATTGCTTTGATCTGGGGAGTTGTGGTTGGTCTGTGCTGTTGCTTGTGGCTCATACTGGGAATACGAAGAAG GCGTCCAGGAGAGCCCCCTGTAGAGAATGGCTTAATCCCGTACCTTGGCTGCGCCCTGCAGTTTGGCGCCAACCCTCTTGAGTTTCTCCGTTGTAGGCAAAAGATGTATGGACACATCTTCACATGCAAAATTGCTGGTCAATATGTTCACTTCCTCACTGACCCATTTTCATACCACTCTGTGATTCGCCATGGAAGGCATCTGGACTGGAAAAAATTTCATTTCACTGCCTCTGTCAAG GCCTTCGGACATGAAAGTATGGATCCAAGTGATGGCTACACAACTGAGAATCTGCACCAGACtttcataaaaacaatgcagggcGAAGCCTTGCAGACTCTCACAGAAACAATGATGGAGAACCTCCAGTGTGTTATGTTGCAGTCAAACACActtaaaatcaactctaaagaCTGGGTGACAGATGGGATTTTTGCTTTCTGCTACAGGGTAATGTTTGAATCAGGCTATTTAACACTCTTTGGCAAAGAACTCAATACCCAGGAAGACAAAACTCTTGCCAGACATGAAGCACAGAGGGCACTGGTCCTTAATGCCCTTGAAAACTTTAAAGAGTTTGACAAGATTTTTCCTGCCCTCGTAGCTGGCCTCCCAATCCATGTGTTCAAAAGTGGACATAGTGCCAGAGAAAATCTGGCAAAGACTCTCCTACACGAAAACCTCAGTAAAAGGCAGAATGTGTCCGACCTCATTTCACTCCGAATGTTTCTGAATGACACCTTATCTACTTTTGATGATATGAGTAAAGCACGGACCCATGTAGCTGTGCTATGGGCATCACAGGCCAACACATTGCCTGCCACATTCtggactttattttatttgattag GTGCCCAGAAGCAATGAAAGCAGCAACTGATGAAGTAAAGAAAACATTAGAGAATTCTGGCCAAAAAGCAAGTTTAGATGGCCAACACATTTTCTTGGAGAAAGAGCAGTTGGATGAAATGCCTGTGTTAG aCAGCATCATTAAGGAAGCTATGAGACTGTCAAGTGCATCTCTCAATGTCAGAGTTGCCAAGGAGAATTTTGCATTGCAGTTGGACAACAGCCACTCATACAACATTCGTAAAGATGATGTAATAGCCCTGTACCCTCAGCTACTACATTTTGATCCTGAAATTTATGAAGATCCTCTT ACCTTCAAGTATGATCGGTACTTGGATGAAAATGGCCAAGAGAAGACCGCTTTTTACAGAAATGGTCACAAATTAAGATATTACTACATGCCTTTTGGCTCAGGAGTGACTAAGTGTCCTGGGCGCTTCTTTGCTGTGCATGAAATTAAGCAGTTTTTGTCTCTTCTGCTTTCCTATTTCGAGATGGAACTTTCAGATAAAAATGGTAAAATCCCACCCCTGGACCAGTCTCGAGCTGGACTAGGCATTTTGCAGCCCACCTATGATGTTGATTTTAGGTACAAGCTGAAATGTCTATGA